A stretch of Gemmatimonadota bacterium DNA encodes these proteins:
- a CDS encoding TIGR00725 family protein has translation MPVEQPLRIAVCGGGIATAEECALAEAVGRGIAAAGAVLICGGRGGIMEAAARGATAAGGLTVGLLPGTRAGEANPYISLPLATGMGEGRNILVVRAAEAVIAVAGEWGTLSEVALARKIDVPVVLLRAGLAAGLGLEQAETPEDAVQRALEHARARRAAAAPALQRAAP, from the coding sequence ATGCCGGTTGAACAGCCGCTCCGCATTGCCGTGTGCGGCGGCGGCATTGCTACCGCCGAGGAATGCGCCCTGGCCGAAGCGGTCGGCCGGGGCATTGCCGCGGCAGGCGCAGTGCTGATCTGCGGCGGCCGGGGCGGCATCATGGAGGCGGCGGCGCGCGGGGCCACGGCCGCCGGCGGCCTGACCGTGGGCCTGCTGCCGGGCACGCGGGCCGGTGAGGCCAACCCCTACATTAGCCTGCCGCTGGCCACCGGTATGGGGGAGGGGCGGAATATCCTGGTCGTGCGCGCGGCGGAAGCAGTGATCGCCGTCGCGGGCGAGTGGGGCACGCTCTCCGAGGTAGCACTGGCCCGGAAGATCGACGTACCGGTAGTGCTGCTGCGCGCCGGACTGGCCGCGGGGCTGGGACTCGAGCAGGCGGAAACACCCGAGGATGCCGTGCAGCGCGCGCTGGAACACGCGCGCGCCCGGCGGGCGGCGGCTGCGCCCGCCCTCCAGCGCGCCGCACCCTGA